GCCCAATCCTTCCCCccgcccgtgtgtgtgtgtgtgtgtgtgtgtgtggctcatAGCCAGGAAGCTTCTAAGTGCaccgggcctttgcacatgctgttccctcctctCCTGCATCACTCCTATTCTGCTGGTCTCAGCTCCAAAGTCCCCTCCTCCAGGCAACACTCCCTGAATCCTCCAGTCTGGGTCAAATGCCTCCTCCTGCAGGAAGTCCTCCCTGAACCCTCCAACCTGGGTGTgatgccccccccccccgggcccCTCCACTTCTTGGGTTCCCTCATCCCAGCCCTGAGAACTCTGGGTTGTCACTGTCTGGGGACACGGGTGTCTTCCCCACTGAATTATCAGTCCCCTGAGGACAGGGCTGGAGGTGGTATGGTCATTATGGTGTCCCGAGCACCACCCAGCACAGGGACGGGCACAGAGGAGCTCAGGGAAtgtgtattgaatgaatgaatgaatagatgctAAACTAAGGAGTCTGGACTTCATTCAGAGGGCACTAGGAAGCTATAGAAGAGTTTTAATCCAGGGAAGAGTCAAAATCTGTGCTTTAGAAACTCCAGGCTGCCTCTTaaccctgggcctttgcacatactgttccctATGCTTTCTGAGCCCAATGAAGCTATATAAGTGACCTCTTCTCTCCGAGCCTTAGtgtctcatctgtataatgaagataataataatctCTCCCTCTTGGGATTGTTGTGAAGGCTAAATGAGAAGATACTCTAAAGTCTTAAGACCTGGGAGAGTACAAGAATGCACCATACTACCTTGCTCCCCACTCTTACCCAGTggactcctattcatccttcgatgccccacccagaggccgcTTCCTCTACAAAGTCTTCCCTGATATCTCAGAGATAGCTGATGACTCCCTCCTTTGAGCAAGCTGTGTTTTATTGTTTCAACTGTTGCACAGGATTGTCATTGGTTTCTGATGTCCCCTTCCTCAGAAACCCAGAACCTTCTCAAGAGCTGGATTCTACCTGAGGCATGTCAGGACGTGGAGTGGGGGTTCAATATATGTTTGGAGATGTAGGTAAtgtatggatgggtggatgaatgggtggGTAGGTAGGTGGGGGAACACAAGGATAAGTTGACAAGTGGGTGCACACATGGGCAGGTGGGTCAacatggaggtgggtgggtgggtgggtgggtgcgtgggtggacagatgaatgaatgagtaggtGAATGCGTGGTTGGATGGACAGTGAGTGGATGGATGTTTGGTGGACGGTGGGTAGATGGATGCCTGATGAAATTTATGGATGGATGACTGAGTTgatgatggatggacggatggatggagagatggatgaGTGAGTTGAttatggatgggtggatggatgagtgagttgtttatggatagatggatggatgaatgaatgaatcatcttTTCACCAAGCCCTGGAGAACCCTCAGTTCAGGGAGCCAGGCTGACCCTGCTCTGGGTGGGCACACTATTGGAGTCCAGAAGTCTTAAGAAGGTTTGAGTCACACAACCTCCAACCCAGTACCCCTCTATATTGGACACTCACACTTCTGAATCCAGCGTCTACAGATAATGCCACTCTCCTTCTAAGTTCAAACTCATCCCCATTGATCCTGGAGACAAAAGAGGAGTGTTACTGGGTCTTCACCAGACACCTGCATATGCCCTTAAGTCCCTCCCACCCCTTCCTTCCCCAGGGGATCCTTCTATTGGGACACACTGAGTCATCGTTTAAGAGGGTGCTGGTCCTTTAAGGAAAAGTGGAGCCTTCCAATGGGTGGGAGGAGCCTGGAAGAAGCCGACCCAATGAGGACCAGGAAATCTGCATTTGCATCTCCAGCTCCCCTGTTATGCAAATGAGTCACTGTATTATTCATGAACGTAATCCCATGAACTTAATGCCAGGAGGGGCGTGGTGTGCTGGGGGCGGGGCTTAGTTAGGGGCGGGGCCTTACCTGGCGGCCTGCCGGTCATGTGTGGCTGAGTCTCCGTGTAGCCCGCCATGGGCTGGCTCTCCGGGCTGAAGGCTGCACCCTGCCCTGCGAGGGGGGTTGAGGGTGCAGGCTGAGCCCCAGGATGCCGGGTCCTGACATTCCCGCAGGAACACGAGGccctctctccccaccttctCCCTGTACCTGTGCGGTTGGATTGATCGATCATTGGTTGCACGATGCGTCTCCGGGCGTTAATGAACCTGGGGGGGTGGGTCATGGAACGGAGGAGGGTGTAAAGAGTAGGAGATGAACAGACAGAGACACTGAGAGAGCCGGGAAGAGaggacagggagaggagaggacaggCTCCGAGGGGCGCCGGGGCCTCCTTCAGCACCGCGGACAGCGCCCGGCCGCCCACCCCGGCTGCCCCACGGACAGCCCACGCCTCCCGGGTCACTCACCAGTTGTTGACCTGCAGGATAGTGAGCCCCGTGTCCTGCGCCAGCTGTTTCTTCTGCTCCTCCGAGGGGTACGGGTGCTGTGGCCACCAGCAAGGGTCACCTGCCGGCCCGGCGGCCATCTGATCCCCAAGGCCTGGCCCTTCCGGGTCCCCGGGGATGGCGAgcccaggctggggcaggggccaGGACAGCCAGCGCGTCTGAGCTTCTCTGGGCTCCCCCGGGGCCCAATGGAGGGAAGCTGAACCGAGCTTAGGGCAATTACGCCCGTGGGCGCCCCGCCTCTTCCAGCAATTAGAGACTAACTGGCCAGCTCTCATTAGGGAGACAGAGCGTGCGGAGGGGGCCAACACCCGGAAAGGAGGCAAAGCCGGCACCAGCCCTCTGAATCTCTGTCAGAGTCCCCCGTGCATGACTCTCCTCGTCCCAGTCTCTATCTTTCCCTGtggctctctctctgacttaatCTCTCTCTTCcgctctccctgtctctgtccctctgtgACTCAGTCTTTCCCTGTGTCTATCTTGCTCTGATTCAGTCTTCCCATATCTCTCCATCTCTATCTTTGTTccagcctctctctgtctctctttttccagCTCTCTCCAGGAGGCAGTGTTGTGCAGTGGTTAAGGCCAACTGCCTGTATCTGAACCCACTTCTGGCTGTGAGacctctgagcctctgtctccctgtctgcaaaatggagctaataatagcCCCGCCATCATAGGGTATGCTTGGCTGGATGGTGGATGATTGACAGCTGGGTGAATAGATGGGCGAATGGGTGGATGGGAGGACTGAATGAGTTAAGAGCCCTCAGCGGCGCCCGGCACCTGGCACCCAGGTAGCGCTCACGGATGTCTGCCCCTGTCAATCATCTTGAGATTCTCCCTCAGTACTTCTCTCCTGCCTCAGTCTCCCATCTCTGGGTCTCTCTCGGGGCCTCAGTCTCTGTGCAGccatccttttctctctccctctatgcCCACCCCGCACCCGGGGCCCCAGCACGCTCACCGAAAGATGCTGGAACAACCAGGCTCTCATGATGTTGGTGGCCACCTTGGGGAAGATGCCCCTCTTCTTGTTCCGACGCCGCTCCTGGTCCAGCTCCTCGTCCTCTCCCCCAGAACTGGGAGACGCCACGCTTGTGTCCAGTCCGTCTCCTGAGGGGCGAGAGGCATGTTGTTTGTGGACAGTGAGGGTGGGGGACCAGGGGGACCCAGAACCCTCACCCAAGACACCACTTCACATCCCAGCCGTCTTTGCCCTCTGGAAGTCCTACTTGTTGTCTAACTTCAATCCTCAGACTGACTCCCACATGTCCCCTCCACCTCCCAAGCTTCTCACCTTGGTCACTAGAGTTGTCCCCACTCTGGGAGGCCAGGCCGCCACTGGATGGACCCGGGGTCCCCAAATGTACAGACCCACTGTCCTCATGGTCTCTAATCCAGGTATTATTCTGGAAAACAAGAGTTGAAAGTCAGTGCCAAGGCTTGGGTACCATATAGCACAGTGGCTACGATTGTGGGCTCTGGAGCTAGGACTCTTGGGTGTAAAGCCTGTCCCTGCCtctttcctggctgtgtgaccttgggcaagtcactttacctctctgtgcctcagtttcctcacctggaaaatggAGGACAATAACGGCCCCCACCTCACAGAGTGTGGTAAAGACTCaatgagttaatttatgtaaAGGCACATAGCAATCGCTCAATAAAGATGAGCTTATACAGACTGAAGGCACCTTATCTGAAATCCTCGGGGGCCTGCAGTGTTTCAGAATTCAGAACTTCTCACATTTTCAGACAGTAAATCAGTGCACACACCGCGTATTTCATAGCACCCCCAGCAGGGTCTGGGGCATAACCTCATCATCAAACCATTCACATTTCTGCAGCAAAATGGATGAATATTTAACTAAGTGGAATAAATAAAGGCTATAAATAGTCTCTCATTAGTTCAGGTCAGATTTTGCTGCCAAATGAGTCTGCACTCAACTTAtggggaaaaaaccccacaactTTCAGTTTCAGAGATTTGGGGGGGGGTCTCAGAATTGCAGATCAGGGAGTCTGGGGCTGTGTTTTCTTTATGCAAAGTCCGACACACTTTGAGGAACATGACAATGTGGTGGAGTCACCCTCTGCCCCAGCTGTGTGTCCCAGGAGGCCGGCCCACCCATAGATACTGCGTGAAGACCTCTTTGTTGATTACCTTAGGTTTGGTCCAATTTCTGGGAGGCAGATTGGGTGCAGGGGGGTGGAAACAGTCACCTGCTGTTGCTGAACCCTGGGTACCCCCCTGCCCTACTGATTGCCCCAGACCCTGCCCACTGCTTTATAAACAGTCCCTCCCCAAATGTGGGTGCATCATTCATGTCCTGCTGGGGCCCAGCCAGAGACACCGGAGCTCAGAGAGGATTTCTGCAGGCTGGGTATGTGTGCATGGAATTGTGCATTTGAGAGCACCGGGGACGGGTTGTGTGCAAACCGCAGCAACGTCGGGTCTGAAGGCTTTCGAGCACGGCTCTCACTGTCGCCCGTAGCTCTTCTGCCACCGGATCCGATCGGATGCTGTGGGTGAGCATCCACATCGGTGTCCCTGAAGTTGTCCTGACACTGTCGTGTGTGTGTGGCATGTAAGTGTGAGTGTGCCTACGTCTGCGCCCGAGATGGCAAGGCTGTCTCTGGAGGGGAGGTGGCCGTGGCGTGGTTGTTCCACGGGCAAAGCTGGGATATGCAGTGGTGTTCGAGCATCGTTGTGTCACCCTCTGAGATGGCCAGGTGGCTCTATCTGACTATTGCAAAGCCACGTTTTTCTGTTTGTGGCTGTAGTTCGAGGGGTGGTTGTCCTATTTGTGATCCTGCTTCCTGCACAAGCAGGCGGGTGGCTCTGTGACTATATCAGGGTGGGCCACGGCCATGGGGGGTATCAGAGCCCATATGTGTGGCTGTTGTGTGGTTGGGGTGTgtgtaccacacacacacacactctagaaCAGCACTGTCCCAATCAGGCTGTGTGGTCTATGACGCTGTCCTGCagctggggtgtgtgtgtttgagttGGTGGCATACGTTATTGCCCGGCTGTGAGTGAGAACGGCTGTGACTGCATAGCTGTGTGGGAACCCGTGTGGGTGTAGCCGAGTCTAGGGGTCCTGTCTAGGGGTCCTGTCTGCAGctgttggggtgtgtgtgtgtgctgtcgTCCAGCCGTCTCCCTGGCTGTGCGGCTGTTGTGTGGTTGGCGCATGCCCCGTGGACAGGCCGTGTCTGACCGCGGCTCTGAGGCTCTGTAGCGTGTGTGCCCTCAAGCTGTGGCCCAGCGGCCCGGACACGGCTTTGGTGGTAGGGAGATGCCTGGTGCCCCACCTGATCCGGGAGGCTGGGGCAGGACGCCGGGCAATCCTCAAGATCCTCCCTGTAGCCGCCGTCCCGCTCCTCGATGACCAGGTCGATGGGCATCTTTCCCTTGAGGCAGGTGATGTAGCGGTGACAGAAGTTGTCGCACAGGTCGTGGACCTGAGGGGGCACCGGGGGTACTGGGGGGGCCACCCgggggccagggctggggtgCACAGGGATGGGGGTGGCATTCTGCCCCAACtccgggggagggggagggggggcgggggggggcaggCAAGGGTGTGAGGGGAAGTGAGAAGCACTCACCTTCTCCAGTTCCAGCAGGTGGCAGCGGAGCACCTGGATGGCCTGTATCATCTGACAACagagacgggggggggggggggggggggggggggggggggacgggaCGGAccacagaggagggagagagggagggagggcagagcgagaggaaggaggatgaggaggaggagaaaggagagaaaaagacagacagagaaacacGAAGAGTGAGATAGAAAGACACAGACAgagcaacagagagagagagaaaccggGAACAGAGATGGAGACCCAGAATTAAGGGAAGAGAGAGCGTTACATTGAGAGTCAGAGACAAacgaggagaaggaagaggtgcAGGAGACAGAAGGGGGTCCATCACAGGAGGAGCGAGCCGAGGGGTCTGTAATAATACTAGCCCACCCTTCCCCTGCCTGCCCTCGGCTCCGTGTCCCACCCTTCACCTgcgaactacatttcccagagtcCTTTGCCAAAGGGTTCAGCCAATAGGAAGCCCTCGTGGGAGCTTAGAAaacaaaagggagagagaagccagggtatttctccctctccctctccctctcctccctgctcttctctctcctttgcaCCTGAGTCCTTGCACTCATTGTGGCGCAGGCTCTGTCCTCCCAACTGATAGAACAGCTTATCAAGTCCCCATtcggtgccaggccctgttctaagctcCCGTGAACTCATTAATTACCCACAACAGCCCTACAGGATAGAAGTTACTACAGGctacactttacagatgaggaaactgaggcacagggagagggAGCTCCTTTCTCTggttcacagagctagtaagtggcagagctgggatttgaactcgggCCATTGGTCCTGTTCTCAAACTCCCGGCTACACTGCATTGCAGATGGGCCACAAATCTCGATATTTGAGAACGTGGGTCAGCTCCCCCAACCAACCCCAGGGCTATGGAGGGCAGGACAGGAGACCCCTTGGAGGAGGGGGCATTAGGGAGGGCCGGGGTCTCACCAGATTGTCCAGCTCTGGGTTGGAGGAGAAGAGGGGCCTCTCGGAGCAGacctgggaggaagagagaggccaGGGAGGGCACGTCCTGTCTCCCGCCCGCCCCTCCTCACTGGCACGTGGTGGATGGGGGGTGCCCACCTGCTTGGCAAAGGCAGCAATGTCCTCGTTGAAGGAATCGGAGGAGCAGATGTCACCGCCCGGGGGtgtgcccagcccagccccggccCCATCACGGGGCGAGCACGTGGCCAATTCAC
This genomic window from Diceros bicornis minor isolate mBicDic1 chromosome 34, mDicBic1.mat.cur, whole genome shotgun sequence contains:
- the MEIS3 gene encoding homeobox protein Meis3 isoform X3 is translated as MARRYDELPHYPGIVDGTAALAGFSEAVPSASRAPGPYGPHRPPQPPPPGLDSDGLKREKDEIYGHPLFPLLALVFEKCELATCSPRDGAGAGLGTPPGGDICSSDSFNEDIAAFAKQVCSERPLFSSNPELDNLMIQAIQVLRCHLLELEKVHDLCDNFCHRYITCLKGKMPIDLVIEERDGGYREDLEDCPASCPSLPDQNNTWIRDHEDSGSVHLGTPGPSSGGLASQSGDNSSDQGDGLDTSVASPSSGGEDEELDQERRRNKKRGIFPKVATNIMRAWLFQHLSHPYPSEEQKKQLAQDTGLTILQVNNWFINARRRIVQPMIDQSNRTGQGAAFSPESQPMAGYTETQPHMTGRPPGSMGMSLNLEGEWHYL
- the MEIS3 gene encoding homeobox protein Meis3 isoform X4 translates to MARRYDELPHYPGIVDGTAALAGFSEAVPSASRAPGPYGPHRPPQPPPPGLDSDGLKREKDEIYGHPLFPLLALVFEKCELATCSPRDGAGAGLGTPPGGDICSSDSFNEDIAAFAKQVCSERPLFSSNPELDNLMIQAIQVLRCHLLELEKGKMPIDLVIEERDGGYREDLEDCPASCPSLPDQNNTWIRDHEDSGSVHLGTPGPSSGGLASQSGDNSSDQGDGLDTSVASPSSGGEDEELDQERRRNKKRGIFPKVATNIMRAWLFQHLSHPYPSEEQKKQLAQDTGLTILQVNNWFINARRRIVQPMIDQSNRTGQGAAFSPESQPMAGYTETQPHMTGRPPGSMGMSLNLEGEWHYL
- the MEIS3 gene encoding homeobox protein Meis3 isoform X2, translated to MARRYDELPHYPGIVDGTAALAGFSEAVPSASRAPGPYGPHRPPQPPPPGLDSDGLKREKDEIYGHPLFPLLALVFEKCELATCSPRDGAGAGLGTPPGGDICSSDSFNEDIAAFAKQVGTPHPPRASEEGRAGDRTCPPWPLSSSQVCSERPLFSSNPELDNLMIQAIQVLRCHLLELEKGKMPIDLVIEERDGGYREDLEDCPASCPSLPDQNNTWIRDHEDSGSVHLGTPGPSSGGLASQSGDNSSDQGDGLDTSVASPSSGGEDEELDQERRRNKKRGIFPKVATNIMRAWLFQHLSHPYPSEEQKKQLAQDTGLTILQVNNWFINARRRIVQPMIDQSNRTGQGAAFSPESQPMAGYTETQPHMTGRPPGSMGMSLNLEGEWHYL
- the MEIS3 gene encoding homeobox protein Meis3 isoform X1; the protein is MARRYDELPHYPGIVDGTAALAGFSEAVPSASRAPGPYGPHRPPQPPPPGLDSDGLKREKDEIYGHPLFPLLALVFEKCELATCSPRDGAGAGLGTPPGGDICSSDSFNEDIAAFAKQVGTPHPPRASEEGRAGDRTCPPWPLSSSQVCSERPLFSSNPELDNLMIQAIQVLRCHLLELEKVHDLCDNFCHRYITCLKGKMPIDLVIEERDGGYREDLEDCPASCPSLPDQNNTWIRDHEDSGSVHLGTPGPSSGGLASQSGDNSSDQGDGLDTSVASPSSGGEDEELDQERRRNKKRGIFPKVATNIMRAWLFQHLSHPYPSEEQKKQLAQDTGLTILQVNNWFINARRRIVQPMIDQSNRTGQGAAFSPESQPMAGYTETQPHMTGRPPGSMGMSLNLEGEWHYL